Within the Pelagovum pacificum genome, the region TGGCGGCGCCGAGTTCACCATGGGCGTCGAGTACCAGAAGCTCGGCGATGCAACCGACGCGTCTGGCACCGAGTTCGAGGACAACGACGCGCTCGGCGTCTCCTTCGGGATCACCAGCGGCTTCTGATCCGGACCGGATCACGGACATGACGGGGCCCGTCGGCATCGCGCCGGCGGGCCCTTTCGCTGTCATGGGTGGGGATGCGCAGGAAACGGATTGTGCGCCCCGCGCCTCGGGGCGCAGATGATCGCATGACCCAACGTTCATTGTCCCCACGGTCGTGGCTCGACCTCCTGCTTCTCGCCCTTGTCTGGGGTGGGGTGTTCCTTGCCGTGCGGCTTGCCCTGCGCGAGGTCGGACCGCTCCAGATCGTCGCAATGCGCGTCGCGGTCGCCGCGCTCGTGCTGTGGGGCATCGTGCTGGCGAGCAAATTGCCTGTGCCCCGCCGTCGCGACACCTGGGGCGCCTTCGCGGTCATGGGCCTGCTGAACAACGTGATCCCGTTCTGGCTTATCACGTGGGGGCAGCAACATATCGACACCGGGCTGGCCTCGATCCTCAATGCGTCCTCGGCGGTCTGGGGCGTGGGGATCGCCGCACTCGTCTTCGAAGATGAGCGCCTGACGCTGCGCAAGGTGATCGGCGTTCTGCTGGGCCTGGCCGGTGTGGCGACGGCGGTCGGCCTCGGCTCGCTGGCCTCGTTCGATCCGACGTCGCTGGCGCAACTTGCCATTCTGGGCGCGACGATGTCCTACGGGATCGCCTCGGCATGGGGGCGGGCCACCCTGCCCGGCCTGCCGCCGCTGGTCGCAGCTGCGGGGATGCTGACCTGCTCCGCCGTGATCGCCGTGCCTCTGGCGCTGCTGACCGAAGGGCTGCCGCCGATGCCGGGCGTCCTGACGTGGGGCGCGCTGGCCTACGCCAGTGTCGTGGCGACGGCGGGGGCCTATCTGCTCTACTACCGCATTCTCGCGGCGGCGGGCAGCGGCCACACGCTGCTCGTGACGCTGATGGTCTCGCCGATCGCGATCCTGATCGGCGCGCTGGCCTTGGGCGAGACGCTGCGGCCAGAGGCCTACGTGGGGTTCACGCTCCTCGCCGCGGGCCTGATCGTGATCGACGGCCGACTTCTGGCGCGCCTTGTGCCCCGGCGAAAAGGCCTATGACGGCGCTACGAGGCGCCGACCCTCACGCCGCGGACTTCGCCTTCAGCTTGTCGGCGAGGTCACGGGCCACGGCGAAGGCGCCCTTGATCTTGTCCGCGTCGTTCTTCCAGTCGCGGCGCACGACGATCTTGTTGTCCTTCACCTTGGCGAGACCGTCCTGCGCCTGGATGAACTCGACCAGCCCCTGCGGCGAGGCGTACTTGTCGTTGTGGAAGCGGATCGTCGCGCCTTTCGGTCCGCCGTCGAGGTGGCTGATCCCGGCCTTCTTGCACATCGCCTTGATGCGAACGACGAGCATCAGAGTATTTACTTCCTTCGGCAGTTTGCCGAAGCGGTCGATCAGCTCCGCGGCGAAGCCTTCAAG harbors:
- a CDS encoding DMT family transporter gives rise to the protein MTQRSLSPRSWLDLLLLALVWGGVFLAVRLALREVGPLQIVAMRVAVAALVLWGIVLASKLPVPRRRDTWGAFAVMGLLNNVIPFWLITWGQQHIDTGLASILNASSAVWGVGIAALVFEDERLTLRKVIGVLLGLAGVATAVGLGSLASFDPTSLAQLAILGATMSYGIASAWGRATLPGLPPLVAAAGMLTCSAVIAVPLALLTEGLPPMPGVLTWGALAYASVVATAGAYLLYYRILAAAGSGHTLLVTLMVSPIAILIGALALGETLRPEAYVGFTLLAAGLIVIDGRLLARLVPRRKGL